In Blastocatellia bacterium, the genomic stretch CGCTGAAACCATCCGCCTCCTGCGCCGAAGGGTGATCCGACTATTAGTGACCGATTGCTTGAGGAGATCGGTGAACCGATTTGCCTCTTCCTGGACGGAACGGTGATCCAACCATCAGCAACCGATTTGCTTGAAGAGGTCGGAGAAACCCTGTAAGATAGTAGCGTCCCATGATCGGGTAAAGGTAGAGAACAAACTATGGCATTTGAAGTGCAAGATTATAAGGATTTGGTTCGGCTAATTGAGGAGCATCCAGAGTGGCGAGCGGAGCTTCGGCGCCTGGTATTGACCGACGAGCTATTAGAGTTACCAGTGATTGTACGAGAGCTGGCTGAGGCACAACGGCATGCCGAAGAACGACTCAGTCGCGTCGAAGAGCAGATCGCTCTGTTGACTCAGGCGCAACGGCACGCCGAAGAACGACTCAGCCGCGTCGAAGAGCAGATCGCTCTGTTGACTGAGGCGCAACGGCGCACTGAAGAACGACTCGCGCGAGTTGAAGAGCAGATGGCTTTGTTGGCCGAGGCGCAACGGCAGATGGCTGATGAGATCAGGAAGATGGCGGCTGATCAACGGCGCATTAGTAACGACGTCGCTGACCTGAAAGGAACCGTCTTAGAGTGGAAGTATAGAAACAAAGCAACGGCCTATTTTGGCGCCGTGTTGCGTCGAGCTCGCGTTGTCGAGATGCAGACGTTAGAAGAACGACTGGAGGCCTCTCTCACTGAAGAGGAAATCAAGGATGTATTGCGGCTGGACCTGATTGTGCAAGGTCGGTTATCCCGACAGGCTGACGCGCCCGAAGTTTATCTGGCGGTAGAAATTTCGTCGGTCATAGATGCTTATGACGTACAGCGAGCTAGACACAGAAGCTATCTTTTGCGCAAGGCGGGCTTTCCGACCATCCCGATGGTCGCTGGTGAACATTTAACTCCTGGAGCCGAATTCGAAACCAAGGAACACTCTGTTCCTGTCATGCAGGATGGAAAAGTCACCTACTGGGAAGAAGCCCTGCAACGATGGGCAACGAATTAGGGTGGCTCTGGAGACCAATGACTTGTCTTACATGCTTAACCTGAACTGTGAAATCACGCCGACACCAGCATGGGCGCTGAGTACATTAGAGCGATTTTCAATTGCCTTTAGCTTAGGGGCCCCGCATGCTGCGGGCTGATGCACGCCGCAAGCGTGCGCTCCCAAGACAAACTCATTCGCAAACCGCTCTAAGCCATCCGGCGTTTCTGCCAAGGAGCCAAATCTAAGTAACGTGACAAAAGGTCGTGGCGTTTTTGGAGTGCTGCGAGGTGTCGCAGCTTTGGCCGGAAAGCGGTGACACGTCACCGCACGCCAAAACGTCCCGTACCCCGAATGCCCCAGAACGTTTCTGCACCTACTTAGCGCCACGGAGCAGACACATTATCACGCAAGTGCGCAGCTCGGCGCTGCGATCCATCAATGTGACGACATTAGGATTGAGTCCTGCCCATCCTCCGAAAAGACAGGCACAGATTTACTGAGTAGATTTTCAATCATTCAATCGGTGAATCGGTGCTTGTTTTTCATCGTTTCCGCATGGCAGCTCGTGCTTATGAAGACCTCTTCTGATTCAGAGGACGGCGGTCTCCTTGATCAATTGACCGGTGGTGAATCGTTCAACGCTGAGGATGGACACATCAACCAACGAGGTCTCTCCGTGGAGAATGATGTCGGACACGATCCTGCCTGTGGCGGGCGAGTGCATCACGCCATGTCCGCTGAATCCATTGGCGAGATAAAATCCTTCCACGCCGGGCACTGGCCCGATGATCGGATGATGATCGGGAGTGACTTCGTAAAGACCAGCCCAGCAACGACGCGGATTGACTTGCGCATCAGCCAAGCACGGCACCCGATTCACTGCACGAAGCAAAATCTTCTCAATGAACGCTGGATCGAAGGCGGTCTTGAAGCCGTACGTTTCATCTGGATCAGGCCATGCCAACAAAATGCCCTCACCTTCACGGCGAAAATGAAAGCCGTTGGACATGTCAATCACCATCGGTAACGGCCGGGGCAATAGCTCAAACGGCTGTGTGTTGACAATCTGGCGACGTAGTGGTTGAACGGGAATGTCCAGGCCAACCCATTGCGCCACTTGAGCGGCCCACGCGCCAGCCGCATTCACCACGGTGCGCGTCCACACACGTCCCTGCGTGGTCATCACGCTTGAGACACGCCCGTGCTCCAGCTCCACGCCGGTCACTTCGGTGCTCAGCCATATTTGAACGCCGCGTTCACGTGCGCGAACAGAAAACCCCCGCAACACGCTATATGGATCAACAAATCCATCCGTTGGGCAGAAGCTGCCGCCGAGAATGTCATCGCTTCGTAGCTGGGGAATCATCTGTCTGATGTCATCGGGCGAGACCATCTGCACATTGGTGAGGCCTTGAGCCACCTGCTGCTGGCGATTGGCGCGCAGCGCAGCCAGATGTTTCTCACTGGTTGCCATGAACAGATAGCCATGCGGCCTGTAATCGGCGGTGTGACCGGTCAGGTCTTCAAAGTGGGCGAAGCAGTCAATCGAATAACGCGACATCTGGATGTTGATCGGCGTAGCAAACTGAGCACGGACGCCGCCGGCGCTCTTACCTGTTGAGCCCATTTCTTGCCGTTCGTTGCGCTCGATGATGACGACATTCGTGCAGCCTGCCTCGGCCAGATGATAGGCAATGCTCGATCCAACAATCCCACCGCCGATGATGACAACATCAAATGCTGACATACTCACCTCAAGCGTGACCGCGCAGCAGCGGTTCGTCTGCACAACCGTGACCGCGCAGCAGCAGTTAGTCTACATAACCGTGACTGCGCAGCAGCGATAGAATTTGATCTGTTCAGCATGAGCAGCAGCGCCACAGAAGCACTCAATGGTTCCGTCACCGGCTCAGTTTAATATCACCGGTGACTGTCTGGATACGAATTTCCGGTGGACCGCCCTGACCGACGCGGCCTCGCGCGGTGACACGCGCAAAGTCACGTTTGACATTCAGCTCGATACCGCTGCCACGATGATCAATCGCGCCACGGAGCGAGCTGACGTCCACATCGGCATTGTAGCCGTCAAGGAAGCGTATGGTAACGTCACCGGCCACTGATTCAATCTTCATCGGTACAGGTTGAGCGGGCGGACTCAGCTCCAGATTGATAGTGCCATTGACTGTTTTGGCTGAGATGACTCCGCTAAATTCTTTTGCGACGATATCGCCGGCCACGGCCTCGGCTGTGACCTGTTGATAAACACCGAGCAGCTCAATATCGCCTCGCACGGTCTGCACATGTTTGACGATGACATTGCGAGGCAATTTGACCTCATAATCCAGATGCGCTTCACTGCCTTCAGGTCGTTTGGTGCGAACAATGACATGGCTGGCATCCGACGTGTCAATCTCCATGTCGAGCTGCGCTTTATCTTCTCGGCTGCCAAGATGTTTCTTGGCTTCGATGAAAACTGCATCTTGATCCCACGTCGTCAGCTTGACGTCGCCAACATCTGCCGAGATGGAAAATGACCCGCCGGCAGCTAGTGGGATGGTACGTGTGACCACTTCACCAGAGTGTTCAACCTTGATTGCATCGCCGGCATTGATGTGGACAATGCGTTTACCATCTTTCGTGATTTCGATGCCTTGATCAGTTTCAGTAATCTGGACGCCAGGGAGAGTGGTGAGACGGTAAATACCATATCCGATCCCACCCAAGATCAATCCCGCTGTGAGGATTACAGCGCCTAGCACCCACGGCCAACGTCGTCGAGGCGGTTTTTCCAATGGGATGTCAGCATACGGCGCGGGCGGCGCGGGAGGAGCGTAAACAGGTTGTGTAGCACTAGGCGCCGATTGTGGCATGGTCGCATCGCCCGGGAAGGGTCGAGTTGGTTGCTCTTGGATGGAAACTGCGCCTGTTGGTGCGCCACAAAACCGACAGAACCTCATGCCGGGTAAAAGCTCGGCGCCGCAGCGTGTACAGCGTGCTGTCATGGTAGGCTCCCTATTGGTCACACCTGATCCAAATTCATATAACGCCCTAGTGAGCTGCCGGTCGCCGTTTTTCGTCCAACCATGGCTGCATAAACTGTGACCATCTTAATGCTCCCGCAGCTTCAGTAAAGTTTTCGGTCTTGTTCATGTGAGACTCATGACTTCAGTACGCTCTCGCTGAGGAGATGTTTCTGAATTTTGCCCGTGGCCGTTCGAGGGAATGAATCAACAAAGAAGACTCGGCGTGGACATTTGAAGTCGGCCAGTCGGCTCTGGCAATAGGCGATCACGTCCGCGGCATCCCATGTTTCACCCTCTTTCAAAATCAGGCAGGCGCCCACTTCCTCACCCCAGATCGGATCAGGCAGGCCGATGACGGCCGCTTCTTTCACCTTGGGGTGTTGGTAGAGCACCTGTTCGATTTCCTGCGGATAGATATTGACGCCGCCGCGAATAATCATCTCCTTCTTGCGCCCGACGATGTAGAAATAGCCTTCTTCATCGTAGTAACCGAGATCGCCTGTGTAGAGCCATCCATTGCGAATCGTTTGCGCTGTTGCTTCGGGATTCTTGTAGTAGCCTTTCATCACGTTGCGCCCACGAATGATGATCTCGCCCACCTGACCGGCTGGCAACGGTTGGCCGTTGTCGTCCACGATGGCGAGCTCCTGGCCCGGAAATGGCAATCCAATTGAACCGATCTTGCGTTTGCCTTCAACCGGATTGATCGTGCTTGCGCACGTTCCTTCAGACAGGCCGTACCCTTCGATGATTTTAGCGTGGAATTTCTCCTCAAACCGGGTGAACACCTCCACCGGCATGGGGGCAGCGCCGCAGATACACATCCGCAGGCTACTCAAATCGTATTGGTCAGCATCAGGCAAATTCAACAAAATTGAATAGACGGTCGGCACGCCGCTGAATGTGGTGGCGCGATAGCGCGCCAGATTTTCAAAAAACGTTTTGGGCGAAAACCCTTCGGTCAGGATCATGCTGCCGCCGCCTTGCATCGGCATGAGAATGGTGACGACCTGCCCGTTGACGTGAAACAACGGCAGAATACACATGGCGCGCTCATCAGCATTCATGCCCGATACCATCGCGCCTTGCCAGCTATTGATGTAGTAATTTCCCTGTGTGAGCACCACGCCTTTGGGCTTGCCGGTGGTTCCCGAGGTGTAAATGATACCCATCTCATCGTCGGGACTGATCGGCACATCCAGCTCATCGGGGGGCGCAGCCAGCAACTCGGTGAACGAGAGCATCCCGGCCGGCGCGTCGTCGCCGACAACGACAATTTGCTTGAGCTGTGGACAGACAGGCCGAATCGCCTCGATCAATGGTAGGAATTTGCTTTCGGTCACCATCGTGGTTGCATCGGAGTTATTGACGATATACTGCACCTCTTCGGCCTTCAACAACACATTGATCGGGACAAGCACGGCTCCCAACTTCGGAGTCGCCAAAAACAGGTAGACAAATTCGGGCCGGTTCGTTAGCATGACGCAAACCTTATCGCCTTTGTTGACTCCCAGCTCGAGCAACCCGCGGGCAACGCGATTGGTCAGCTCATGCAACTGGCCATAAGAGACCTCCAGGTCATGGAAATAGAGGAACGTCTTATCCGGCGTGGTTTGGGCGCGCAGTCGGAGTAGGTCAGGAATTGTCTCTTTCATCGCTCACCTCTGAACATGGCATCAGACGACCACGGCGCTCCCGTGATCAATGAGGTCACATAGACACCCAGGCCTATGCGTCTCGTCAGTTGACCAGCAGGCGGTTGTCCAACGTGACCGCGTGGTCGGCTGGTAACAAGCACACGCCACGGTTGATCCTGAACAATCAGCCAGGAAATCCGCGTCGGCCAGAATTGATCGAATCCTTGTTGACGTGTTCGTGTGCGTTGGCTCGGATGGCGTTGGCTCGGATAGGCCGGCGTGTCATGCAAAACTTTTGACCGCCTCGTCTTCATCTTTGAACTCTTCAAATACCGATAGCAATTTGGTGAGCGTCAGCACGTCGTGAACGCGCTGACTCAGATTGAGCAGCTTGAGGTGGCCGCCATGCGTGCGCGCGGTGGTGAAGCTGTACACCAGCGCCCCAATGCCGGAGCTATCAATGTAGTCTACCTGCTCCAGATTCAGCAAAATTTTCGTTCGTCCGGCGGCCAGCAAGCTTTTCACCTTCTCGCGTAAGGTGGCTTCCTCTTCTCCTAGCCGAATTGAACCACTCAAATCCAGAATCGTCACATCATCAATCGTACGTTCCATCATCGTCAACATCAGAATATCCTCCTCAATCAACAAGCTGCGCGTCGGTGCCTTTTCCCACGAGCCGGCCAATCAAGACGGACTCGGTGAGGCGCTGAGTTTGCCCGCTTAACTGGCTACTGCGCGTTGAACTGAAGGCGTCGTTGTCCATTCAGCTCGCGCAAGCTGCCGACGCAGAAAATCTCGGGCTGCTTGGTAGTCGCGTTGCACTTCTTCCAGAGACTGGCCCGTGACCAAACACACCTGTTCGAGCGTGAAATCTTCGATGGTGTGTAAAACAAAGACATCGCGCCAGCGTTTGGGCAGTGTGGCAATGACCTGCTCGATCTCCTGCTGAAATTGCCGTCGAGCCACAATCTCTTCCGGCGAGGGGACGTGAGGATCAGGCACGATGTCTTCCCAGTGCAACTTCTCATCGGGTTGATACCAAATGTACATCTCGTCTTCAACGGCTGACCCTTTCTGTTGCGGTGAAACGCGGGACAATCGTTGTTCGACAGGTTGTTCTTCCTGCGTTGCTGCTTCTCGCCGTTGCTGTTCCTGCTCAATGCGCTGTTTGAACACCTCATCGGCGAGTCTGGCCAGCCAATCTTCAACCGCCGACGTTGGCGGATTCGCCTGGTAATCGCCCATCGCGCGCATGACGGTTTCATCTATGATAGCTTCACTCGGCACGGCCTCGGCATCTAACTCGCCGGTTGCCTGGAAATGCTCCATCGCCCGACGGACATATCCAGTTAAGAAGGGTAGGTGCCGATCAATGAGCTGCTCGATGGGCAGCGGTTTTGTTTGGTCATCACATTGAGCACGGGCTTGATTAGCTCTCTCTGTCAATGATGGCGGCTGGTATCGCTTCAATAACTGGTCGAGCGCCTTAAAGCCAGTTCGCAGCAATGCTCTCACCTCACGTCCCTTCTCCGCCACTTCGATTGATGACTCCGGCCATGTTAGCTTCAGCGTCACTTCGTACAATCGCTTGCGTTTCGGTTTGGCCACACGGCCCTGCAACGATGCGCTATCAGGAGCCAATCGCCTCAATGAACGCTCCAGCTTGCTCACCTGTTGCTCAATGAACCGCTGAATGGGCAACGATGGCTCATACTGCTCGAAGCTCCACTGATGGTTCATAACCCCAACCTCCAACCAACTTGTTGATCTTCTCGCGCGTGATCTTATTACATCGTCGAGCGCGATAACATCCTATCCCGATCGCGCCTTACTGGCAAGTGAATTTGCAATTTTCTCGGCTGAGCGCCTGTGAGTTAAACCGCCGGCTGGCCACACTCTTTTGACCATTAACGGGGAGCAACCGGATGGCCGCTTCCGCGGCAACGCGGCTTGGCCACTGCTGCATCTTCGGGATAAGCGACGAGCAAGACGGACAACGACGGCGCTTACAGATTTCTTCTAAGAGTGCTACAATCTCGGCTCTCGTGAGGAATCGAATGAAACAGCCTGAGCATCGCATGCTAGTTTTGACGCTGATCCTGCTCATCCTTGCTAGCCTCGCCCCGCTTCGCCATCAAGCTCAACAAAAGGGTGACGCTGACGTGGTTGACGTGCTCCATTATCAGATTGACGCAGAAATCACCCCCGAAGAATCCCTCCTGACGGGCAAGGCGGTGGTGACGTTGAAGCTGTTGACGAACACTCGATCAGTGGTGCTGGAAATGAACGGCTCGTTGGTCATTTCAAAAATCGTCAACGAGCAAAACAAGCCGCTCGACTTTTTGCAGGACCGACTCGACAAGATGGACGTCCGCATTGATCTGGGCGAAACACTCAGCGCCGGCAAGGACATGAAGTTGACGTTTGAGTATAAAGGTGTGCTGAAGACGCCTGAAGGAGGCCCAGTAGCGGACCGGCGATTGGCGGCTGTTGGCACAGATGGTTCCTATTTATTTTATGCGGCTCGTTGGTTTCCATTTCACAAATACGCTGCTGATCTGGCTACTTATCAGATCAACTTGACTGTGCCGGAAGGACTCTCGGTGGCCGGTTATACGCAATCGCCGACGGCGCCCAAACCGGTCAAAAAAGGCAAATTGATGCACACGTTGACCAGCAACGAACCGGTGATGCCCGGTTCGCTGGCTGTGGCCAATTACATCACTCGCACGGTCTCCCCGGCAGGCGGCTTGACGCTGGAGTTCTTCGCCAAACCAGGCGACGAAAACCGCATTGACCGCTTCGCTCAAGCGATCGGTAAAATGCTGGAAGTGTATAGCGCGCGCTTCGGTCCCTACGCGTTTGGCTCGCGCATGCAGGTGGCCGAAATTGACGATGAATCACTTGACTACTATGTGGGGCCGGGCACGCTGTTTCTCTCTCAGCGCGTGTTCAGCGAGCAAATTCCTTTTGATCTGGGGCGGCTGGCGCGTGAAGTCGCCTATCAGTGGTGGGGGCAGGCCGTCGCCCTGAAGACATTTGACGACGCTTGGTTATCGCAAGGACTCGCCCAGTACAGCTCGCTACTGTTTCGCCAAGAAACGCTCAGCGCGATTGAAGCTGAACAAGCTGTCAGCGAAACGATGGAACGGGCGCTGACGTTCGAATCTGCTGCCTCGATTGCGCGCGCGCCATCCGAGCTGTATGACTTGGGACCCAACTACATCGGCGTCGTCTACTACAAGGGTGCATTCGTTTTCCACATGATGCGCCACCTGCTCGGCGACGACAAATTCTTCACGCTCTTGAAAAAGTATTACCAAACCTACCGCGGCAAAAACGCTTCGATTCGCGACTTTGAATCGCTGGCCACGCAGGTCGCCGGTCGCCCGATGCGCAGCTTTTTTGGTCAATGGGTTGATTCGACGGGGGTGCCGGAGTTTCGCCTTGAATATGTGATCTTGCGCACGCGCGCTGGCAATTTTAAGGTGCGTGGGACACTCAGACAAAACTTCGACCTGTTTGATCAGCCGGTTGACTTGCTGCTGCGCGCCGAAAGTGGAAACAAAAGGCAGACCATCGCACTGAAGGGCACGGAAGCGACGTTCGAGATGACGTCTGAGTCGCCGCCGGTGGAAGTCGTGGTTGATCCAGATAACAAAATCCTACGCATCTCTGAGACTATCCGCCTGAACGTCATAGTCCGGCGCGGCATTGAGCATTTTCGCAATCGCCAGTACCCCGAAGCCGAGCAAGAATTCCGTGCGGCGATTGAACTGGACCCGCAAAGCTCATGGGCGCACTATAACCTCGGCCTGCTCTACTTTGAACAGCGGAACTGCCTGAAAGCGCTCGATTCGTTCAACGACGCGATCAACAATAACCGGAAACCTTCGTGGGTGGTCGTCTGGAGCCATATTTATCGAGGCAACTGTTACGACGCCAATGAAGAACGTGAACGCGCCGTAGCCGAATATCAGAAGGCACTTGACACCGGTGACAATTATAACGACGCGCAACAAGTCGCTCAGCAATACATGAGCAAACCGTTCAAGTATCAGTAACCGAGGTCGAGCCCGATGCGTCCAAGCAATCACCGTTCAAGCAAACGCCGGGCGTTGACAGATCAGGATCGCCAGCCGGACCCGGTCGAGCTGGAAATCTTCAAAGCGCTTTACACCTCGGTGGCTGAAGAGATGGGCGTTGTGCTACGGCGAACGGCCTTCTCGCCCAACATCAAAGAGCGACGCGATTATTCCTGCGCGGTATTTGATCGGCATGGCCGCCTGATTGCGCAGGGAGACCACATGCCGGTTCATCTGGGTTCCATGCCGCTGTCGGTGAAAGCGGCGCTGGAGGCCGTCGCACTGCAGCCGGGTGACATTGTCATTCTCAACGATCCGTATGCGGGCGGTACGCACCTGCCTGATGTGACCATGGTCAGCGCGGTGTTTGGGCGAGAGCGCCGCGCCACACTGCGACCAAGCGCCACGCAAAATAGGCAGCGGCTTTCTTCATCGCTACGGACTGCGGCTTCTCTGCCCGCCGGGTCCTCTGCGCCTGTGTTGTTTTATGTGGCCAATCGCGCTCACCACAGCGACATCGGTGGCGCCACGCCCGGCTCGATGGGCGCCAGCAGCGAAATCTTTCAAGAAGGAATCCGCATCCCGCCGGTGCACATTGCCCGCGGTGGCCAGCTTGAACATGATGTCTTGAATCTGATCTTACAAAACGTTCGGCTGCCCGATGAGCGTGAAGGAGACCTGACCGCCCAAATCGGCGCTATGCGCGTCGGCCAGGCTCGATTGTTGGAAATTGTCGAGCGGTATGGTTTCGATACGGCCGACTTTTACGCTGATCAACTCATTGCTTACACAGCCCGACTGATGCGCCATACGATTGCCAATATCCCAGACGGTGATTACTCAGCTCAGGATGTCCTCGACGATGACGGTTTGACCACTCAACCGATTCCCATTCGGGTCACGATTTCCATTCGCGGCGATCATGCCACTGTTGATTTCACCGGCAGCGCGCCACAAGTGCGGGGTGCAGTCAACGCCGTCGAAGCGATTACGGTTTCGGTTGTCTATTATGTATTCCGTTGCTTGATTGACACGGATGTGCCGGCCAGCGCCGGGATTCTTGAGCCGATTCAGATCATCGCTCCAGCGGGCACCATCGTGAATGCGCGCCCGCCGGCGCCGGTGGCTGGCGGCAACGTGGAGACCTCACAACGCATCGCTGACGTGCTCTTCAAAGCTCTGTCGCAAGCCATGCCGAATAAAATCCCGGCAGCCAGTCAAGGCACGATGAATAACCTCTCAGTGGGCGGCGTTGATCACCGAACCGGCAAGCTGTTTGCCTACTACGAAACGATTGCCGGCGGCATGGGCGCGCGGCCAGGCCGCGACGGCTTGCATGCCATTCACACGCACATGACCAACTCGCTGAACACGCCGACGGAAGCGCTGGAGTACGCCTATCCGTTTCGCGTTCGCCGGTATGCGATCCGGCGTCACTCTGGAGGGCGCGGCCGCTGGCGCGGTGGCGATGGGATTGTGCGGGAGATCGAATACCTCACCGACGCGCGTGTGTCGCTGCTGTCGGACCGGCGCGTCTCCGCGCCTTATGGCTTGCACGGCGGCGGCGACGGCAAGCCGGGCCGCGCCATTCACTACCACCACCGGCGAGCCCGCCGACTCACCGGCAAATTCACCATAGATGTGCAGGCCGGCGACCGCATTCGGATTGAGACGCCGGGCGGCGGCGGCTTTGGCCCCGCTTGATGCAATCCGGCCAATTCGATATGATAGGCGTCGCTATGAAGCATACCAACCGAGCCCTTTTGCTTTGCTTGATGTTGCTCGTCAGCCCATCGGGCGTAGCGCCAGCGAACCAGAAAGACAAGAAACTCACCGAGCTGAAAATCCAAGCCGCGGCTGCCTACGGTGGATTGGGCACGTTACTGGTGCTGCGTCAATCAGGGTTCATGCGTGGCACGGTCAAGCTCTACACCGGAACGGATACACCTCAAGAAGGCGAAATCACGATTCGCTTCACGCGAAAACTGAAAGTGGCTGAAGACCTCACACGGATTGATTTGAAGCTGCCGTCAGCGCCGAAATTGACTATCGCGTGGGATGGAACTCGCGTCTGGGGCACAGAAGATGACCGGCCGATTGTGCTTTACTTGCGTAGTGAAGCCGCTATGAAGGCGCAGTTGATCCATAACTACGAGGCCTTTCTGCGCGCTGAAGAGCTGGGCACGCCGGTCAAATACATTGGCGAAGAAAAGCGCAGTGGCATCCCGTTGCATGTGCTGGAGCTGCGTCATGCCGACGGCTCGACCACCCGCTACTACGTCAGCGCCAAAACTTGGCGCATCCTCCATCTGGAATACGAGTTCTCCGTCCCATCGCAAGCCAAACCCATTCGCGTCCGTGAATCATTCTATGATTTTCGCGTGGTG encodes the following:
- a CDS encoding FAD-binding oxidoreductase, with the protein product MSAFDVVIIGGGIVGSSIAYHLAEAGCTNVVIIERNERQEMGSTGKSAGGVRAQFATPINIQMSRYSIDCFAHFEDLTGHTADYRPHGYLFMATSEKHLAALRANRQQQVAQGLTNVQMVSPDDIRQMIPQLRSDDILGGSFCPTDGFVDPYSVLRGFSVRARERGVQIWLSTEVTGVELEHGRVSSVMTTQGRVWTRTVVNAAGAWAAQVAQWVGLDIPVQPLRRQIVNTQPFELLPRPLPMVIDMSNGFHFRREGEGILLAWPDPDETYGFKTAFDPAFIEKILLRAVNRVPCLADAQVNPRRCWAGLYEVTPDHHPIIGPVPGVEGFYLANGFSGHGVMHSPATGRIVSDIILHGETSLVDVSILSVERFTTGQLIKETAVL
- a CDS encoding long-chain-fatty-acid--CoA ligase, whose protein sequence is MKETIPDLLRLRAQTTPDKTFLYFHDLEVSYGQLHELTNRVARGLLELGVNKGDKVCVMLTNRPEFVYLFLATPKLGAVLVPINVLLKAEEVQYIVNNSDATTMVTESKFLPLIEAIRPVCPQLKQIVVVGDDAPAGMLSFTELLAAPPDELDVPISPDDEMGIIYTSGTTGKPKGVVLTQGNYYINSWQGAMVSGMNADERAMCILPLFHVNGQVVTILMPMQGGGSMILTEGFSPKTFFENLARYRATTFSGVPTVYSILLNLPDADQYDLSSLRMCICGAAPMPVEVFTRFEEKFHAKIIEGYGLSEGTCASTINPVEGKRKIGSIGLPFPGQELAIVDDNGQPLPAGQVGEIIIRGRNVMKGYYKNPEATAQTIRNGWLYTGDLGYYDEEGYFYIVGRKKEMIIRGGVNIYPQEIEQVLYQHPKVKEAAVIGLPDPIWGEEVGACLILKEGETWDAADVIAYCQSRLADFKCPRRVFFVDSFPRTATGKIQKHLLSESVLKS
- a CDS encoding STAS domain-containing protein, which encodes MLTMMERTIDDVTILDLSGSIRLGEEEATLREKVKSLLAAGRTKILLNLEQVDYIDSSGIGALVYSFTTARTHGGHLKLLNLSQRVHDVLTLTKLLSVFEEFKDEDEAVKSFA
- a CDS encoding sigma-70 family RNA polymerase sigma factor, with amino-acid sequence MNHQWSFEQYEPSLPIQRFIEQQVSKLERSLRRLAPDSASLQGRVAKPKRKRLYEVTLKLTWPESSIEVAEKGREVRALLRTGFKALDQLLKRYQPPSLTERANQARAQCDDQTKPLPIEQLIDRHLPFLTGYVRRAMEHFQATGELDAEAVPSEAIIDETVMRAMGDYQANPPTSAVEDWLARLADEVFKQRIEQEQQRREAATQEEQPVEQRLSRVSPQQKGSAVEDEMYIWYQPDEKLHWEDIVPDPHVPSPEEIVARRQFQQEIEQVIATLPKRWRDVFVLHTIEDFTLEQVCLVTGQSLEEVQRDYQAARDFLRRQLARAEWTTTPSVQRAVAS
- a CDS encoding M1 family aminopeptidase, producing MKQPEHRMLVLTLILLILASLAPLRHQAQQKGDADVVDVLHYQIDAEITPEESLLTGKAVVTLKLLTNTRSVVLEMNGSLVISKIVNEQNKPLDFLQDRLDKMDVRIDLGETLSAGKDMKLTFEYKGVLKTPEGGPVADRRLAAVGTDGSYLFYAARWFPFHKYAADLATYQINLTVPEGLSVAGYTQSPTAPKPVKKGKLMHTLTSNEPVMPGSLAVANYITRTVSPAGGLTLEFFAKPGDENRIDRFAQAIGKMLEVYSARFGPYAFGSRMQVAEIDDESLDYYVGPGTLFLSQRVFSEQIPFDLGRLAREVAYQWWGQAVALKTFDDAWLSQGLAQYSSLLFRQETLSAIEAEQAVSETMERALTFESAASIARAPSELYDLGPNYIGVVYYKGAFVFHMMRHLLGDDKFFTLLKKYYQTYRGKNASIRDFESLATQVAGRPMRSFFGQWVDSTGVPEFRLEYVILRTRAGNFKVRGTLRQNFDLFDQPVDLLLRAESGNKRQTIALKGTEATFEMTSESPPVEVVVDPDNKILRISETIRLNVIVRRGIEHFRNRQYPEAEQEFRAAIELDPQSSWAHYNLGLLYFEQRNCLKALDSFNDAINNNRKPSWVVVWSHIYRGNCYDANEERERAVAEYQKALDTGDNYNDAQQVAQQYMSKPFKYQ
- a CDS encoding hydantoinase B/oxoprolinase family protein → MRPSNHRSSKRRALTDQDRQPDPVELEIFKALYTSVAEEMGVVLRRTAFSPNIKERRDYSCAVFDRHGRLIAQGDHMPVHLGSMPLSVKAALEAVALQPGDIVILNDPYAGGTHLPDVTMVSAVFGRERRATLRPSATQNRQRLSSSLRTAASLPAGSSAPVLFYVANRAHHSDIGGATPGSMGASSEIFQEGIRIPPVHIARGGQLEHDVLNLILQNVRLPDEREGDLTAQIGAMRVGQARLLEIVERYGFDTADFYADQLIAYTARLMRHTIANIPDGDYSAQDVLDDDGLTTQPIPIRVTISIRGDHATVDFTGSAPQVRGAVNAVEAITVSVVYYVFRCLIDTDVPASAGILEPIQIIAPAGTIVNARPPAPVAGGNVETSQRIADVLFKALSQAMPNKIPAASQGTMNNLSVGGVDHRTGKLFAYYETIAGGMGARPGRDGLHAIHTHMTNSLNTPTEALEYAYPFRVRRYAIRRHSGGRGRWRGGDGIVREIEYLTDARVSLLSDRRVSAPYGLHGGGDGKPGRAIHYHHRRARRLTGKFTIDVQAGDRIRIETPGGGGFGPA